A genomic window from Melopsittacus undulatus isolate bMelUnd1 chromosome 7, bMelUnd1.mat.Z, whole genome shotgun sequence includes:
- the UCHL1 gene encoding ubiquitin carboxyl-terminal hydrolase isozyme L1, whose translation MAWQPMEINPEMLNKVLSRLGVGPGWRFVDVLGFEEEALGAVPTPACALLLLFPLTEQHENFRKQQTEKIKNQEINSKVYFLKQTVSNSCGTIGLIHAVANNKDKLNLDEGSVLKKFLDETAGLSPEERAKHFANNKAIQEVHNSVAQEGQCRVEDNSVNFHFILFANVDGHLYELDGRMPFPVNHGTSSADLLLKDSAKICRQFTEREKGEVRFSAVAFCKSA comes from the exons ATGGCTTGGCAGCCGATGGAGATCAACCCTGAG ATGCTGAACAAA GTGCTGTCCCGCCTCGGGGTGGGTCCCGGCTGGCGCTTCGTGGATGTGCTGGGCTTCGAGGAGGAGGCGCTTGGTGCCGTGCCAACCCCGGCCTGcgctctgctcctgctgtttCCCCTCACGGAGCAG CATGAGAACTTCAGGAAACAACagactgagaaaataaagaaccaAGAAATCAATTCCAAGGTGTATTTCCTGAAGCAGACAGTCAGCAACTCCTGTGGGACAATTGGTCTGATACATGCAGTTGCTAATAATAAAGACAAGCTGAACCTTG ATGAAGGGTCTGTCCTGAAGAAGTTTCTTGATGAAACAGCTGGTCTTTCTCCTGAAGAGAGagcaaaacattttgcaaaTAATAAG GCTATACAAGAAGTTCACAATTCTGTTGCACAAGAAGGACAGTGTCGG GTTGAGGACAACAGTGTGAACTTCCATTTCATCCTGTTTGCAAATGTGGATGGACATCTGTATGAATTGG ATGGGCGCATGCCGTTTCCTGTAAACCATGGCACAAGCTCAGCTGACTTGCTGTTGAAG GATTCTGCGAAGATCTGCAGACAATTTACAGAACGTGAAAAAGGAGAAGTTCGTTTTTCTGCTGTGGCTTTCTGCAAGTCTGCCTGA